One Electrophorus electricus isolate fEleEle1 chromosome 10, fEleEle1.pri, whole genome shotgun sequence genomic region harbors:
- the snai2 gene encoding zinc finger protein SNAI2, which yields MPRSFLVKKHFNSTKKPNYSELESPTVFLSPYLLKSLPVPVIPQPEVLSPVAYNPITVWTTSNLPLSPLPSDLSPVSGYPSPLSDTSSKGHSGSESPRSDDDERMSSKLSDSHTSDAEKFQCSLCNKSYSTYSGLMKHKQLHCDAQTRKSFSCKYCEKEYVSLGALKMHIRTHTLPCVCKMCGKAFSRPWLLQGHIRTHTGEKPFSCPHCSRAFADRSNLRAHLQTHSDVKKYQCKNCSKTFSRMSLLHKHEESGCCLAH from the exons ATGCCTCGTTCATTTCTtgtgaaaaaacatttcaactCTACCAAGAAACCTAATTACAGTGAACTGGAAAGTCCAACAG TATTTTTATCGCCATACCTGCTGAAAAGCCTTCCAGTGCCTGTAATACCTCAACCAGAAGTTCTTAGCCCGGTGGCATACAATCCAATCACCGTGTGGACTACAAGCAACTTGCCGCTTTCGCCCCTTCCCAGCGATCTATCTCCTGTGTCCGGTTACCCGTCGCCGCTTTCTGACACCTCTTCTAAGGGCCATAGCGGCTCAGAAAGTCCGAGGAGCGATGATGATGAACGGATGTCTTCCAAACTGTCTGACTCGCACACTTCGGACGCAGAGAAGTTTCAATGCAGTTTGTGTAACAAATCGTACTCCACGTACTCGGGACTgatgaaacacaaacaattgCACTGCGACGCACAGACGAGGAAATCTTTTAGTTGCAAATACTGCGAAAAGGAGTATGTCAGTCTTGGGGCCTTAAAGATGCATATACGGACACATACACTGCCTTGCGTTTGTAAAATGTGCGGAAAAGCCTTCTCCAGACCGTGGTTGCTTCAGGGACACATCAGAACGCATACCG GTGAGAAACCGTTCTCCTGCCCTCACTGCAGCCGAGCGTTTGCAGACAGGTCCAACCTCAGGGCCCACCTGCAGACTCACTCAGACGTGAAGAAATACCAGTGCAAAAACTGCTCCAAAACCTTCTCCAGGATGTCCCTTCTGCACAAACATGAGGAGTCAGGCTGCTGCCTAGCCCACTGA